One genomic region from Erythrobacter mangrovi encodes:
- a CDS encoding ferritin-like domain-containing protein: MTSGRRSIAAAIRAALLTGDPTAKVFAARQVARDWRLGRLDFTFDVEMPARPAWPGNLELLPPGRMPKRGKMGSERNRIALWHALAHIEFVAIDLALDMAGRFGDSMGQAFVSEFLSVAADEAMHFALLARKLDSLGSCYGALPAHDGLWSAARDTSHDVAARLAIVPMVLEARGLDVTPATLDRVRVQGDENGAKILKRILDDEIRHVAIGSKHFHAVAARRGENARELWRKLVETHFSGGLKGPFNDSARLAGGLPRSYYAAIA; this comes from the coding sequence ATGACGTCGGGGCGGCGCAGCATCGCGGCAGCGATCCGTGCTGCGCTGCTCACTGGCGATCCGACCGCCAAGGTCTTCGCTGCGCGCCAGGTTGCGCGCGATTGGCGGCTCGGGCGGCTCGATTTCACCTTTGATGTGGAGATGCCGGCGCGTCCCGCATGGCCCGGGAACCTCGAATTGCTGCCGCCCGGACGGATGCCCAAGCGCGGTAAGATGGGGTCGGAACGGAACCGGATCGCGCTGTGGCATGCACTCGCGCACATCGAATTCGTCGCGATCGACCTTGCCCTCGATATGGCCGGGCGATTCGGCGATTCGATGGGGCAAGCCTTTGTTTCCGAATTTCTTTCTGTCGCAGCCGATGAAGCGATGCACTTTGCGCTGCTGGCGCGGAAACTCGATTCGCTGGGTTCCTGCTACGGAGCGTTGCCTGCGCACGACGGGCTGTGGAGCGCGGCGCGCGACACCTCGCACGATGTTGCCGCGCGGCTTGCGATCGTTCCCATGGTGCTGGAGGCGCGTGGACTCGATGTAACCCCGGCCACGCTCGACCGGGTGCGCGTGCAAGGTGATGAAAACGGGGCGAAAATTCTGAAACGAATCCTTGACGACGAAATTCGTCATGTCGCCATCGGCTCCAAGCATTTTCACGCGGTGGCCGCCCGTCGTGGCGAGAACGCGCGGGAATTGTGGCGGAAACTGGTGGAAACGCACTTTTCCGGGGGGCTCAAAGGGCCGTTCAACGACTCAGCGCGTTTGGCAGGCGGCTTACCGCGCAGCTACTACGCGGCTATTGCCTGA
- a CDS encoding peroxiredoxin yields the protein MSKNAPGVGDPMPDIAMEKPDGGTVRPSDFRGRKAVVYFYPKDDTPGCTTEAKDFSALKAEFDKVGVALLGVSKDPPKKHQKFIDKHGLSIDLATDAEDGGLSDALGVWAEKQMYGRTYMGMVRATYLIAEDGTIAQVWPKVKVKGHAEEVLAAARGA from the coding sequence ATGAGCAAGAACGCGCCTGGCGTGGGTGACCCGATGCCCGACATCGCGATGGAGAAGCCGGACGGTGGCACGGTACGCCCTTCCGACTTCAGGGGGCGCAAGGCGGTGGTCTACTTCTACCCCAAGGACGATACGCCCGGTTGCACCACCGAGGCGAAGGACTTTTCGGCACTCAAGGCCGAATTCGACAAGGTGGGCGTGGCGCTATTGGGAGTGAGCAAGGATCCACCGAAGAAGCACCAGAAGTTCATCGACAAGCACGGCCTGTCGATCGACCTCGCCACCGATGCCGAAGATGGCGGCCTTTCGGATGCGCTGGGGGTCTGGGCCGAAAAGCAGATGTACGGGCGGACTTACATGGGCATGGTCCGCGCGACCTATCTGATCGCCGAAGACGGAACGATCGCGCAGGTGTGGCCCAAGGTGAAGGTCAAAGGTCACGCCGAGGAAGTGCTGGCGGCGGCACGCGGCGCATGA
- the glnE gene encoding bifunctional [glutamate--ammonia ligase]-adenylyl-L-tyrosine phosphorylase/[glutamate--ammonia-ligase] adenylyltransferase, whose translation MTAGGQACAYASAAAGRRAMVADWSSALARARAHAPFLARALQRRPELVALMERGEGEEALGLAKAVQQGDVATALRRERLSLALVLAIGDLAGAFPLAKVMRELSAFADRALHEAIGAAIAGRVEGAPNTGMIGLALGKHGAGELNYSSDIDPILLYDPTQLPRRERDEPGEAAQRYAREIVRLLSEVTHEGYVFRVDLRLRPASEVSPLALSLNAATAHYESSALAWERAAFIRARACAGNIAAGEAFLDHIRPFVWRRSLDFGAIDEIRRLTRRIREQQSGPSEPAPGYNLKLGRGGIREIEFFAQTHQLIHGGRDPSLRHRGTRATLDALAATGRIAPDDARVLGESYDALRVIEHRLQMVEDHQTHTLPAGDALDNVARLHGMADGGALLAHLHEVTAPVGARFDALLAEDGKTVATVPVGSKDPGVSREANERVASWTDGRFSALRSQAALAAFDTIRPALLASVAASDEPDRTLARWETMLARLPSAINLFRLLEARPGLFDLVADCLTLAPPLADELARKPDLLDALIDRSSVDLAADVDDLAGAMRQRERGDDYEKRLDRIRIVTGEARFALGVRLIEGVQDPLEIAAALSRVAEGALQVALEEAQAEFALRHGVIQGSELIVVGLGRLGGGLLTHASDLDIIYLFTGSHDAESDGDRPLGATLYYNRLAQRVTAALSVPTAQGALYEVDTRLRPQGNQGPLAVSIEGFARYQREDAWTWEHMALQRARVLVASEAARRDVEAVVASILTQERDPEKLKADVLEMRGEMARHKAPKGPLDAKLLRGGLVDIEFLVHFLQLRHRIALTPNLRDAIAELVTAGHLRSELREARDLMTRLLVGTRLLAPDLDRPNDAAAAILARQCMCKDYAGLLARLEASRRDVAAAWLDVFDEGLEIG comes from the coding sequence ATGACTGCGGGAGGGCAAGCTTGCGCATATGCGAGCGCGGCGGCAGGACGGCGTGCGATGGTTGCCGACTGGTCTTCTGCCCTCGCCCGCGCCCGGGCCCACGCACCATTCCTTGCGCGCGCGCTGCAGCGACGCCCGGAACTGGTTGCGCTGATGGAGCGCGGCGAAGGCGAGGAAGCGCTCGGACTGGCGAAGGCGGTGCAACAGGGTGACGTGGCGACTGCGCTGCGGCGTGAGCGCCTCTCCCTTGCCCTGGTGCTGGCGATTGGCGACCTCGCCGGAGCCTTCCCCCTTGCCAAGGTCATGCGCGAACTGTCCGCCTTCGCTGATCGCGCCCTGCATGAAGCGATCGGCGCGGCTATCGCGGGGCGGGTTGAGGGCGCGCCGAATACCGGGATGATCGGCCTGGCCCTGGGCAAGCACGGCGCCGGCGAACTCAACTACTCCTCGGATATCGATCCGATCCTGCTCTACGATCCGACGCAGCTGCCCCGGCGCGAACGCGACGAGCCAGGAGAAGCGGCCCAGCGTTACGCGCGCGAAATCGTACGGCTGCTCTCGGAAGTGACGCATGAAGGTTATGTCTTCCGGGTCGACCTGAGATTGCGCCCTGCATCCGAAGTCAGTCCCTTGGCGCTTTCGCTCAACGCCGCGACGGCGCACTACGAAAGTTCGGCACTGGCATGGGAGCGAGCGGCGTTCATCCGCGCGCGTGCTTGTGCCGGCAATATCGCTGCGGGTGAAGCTTTCCTCGATCATATCCGACCCTTTGTCTGGCGGCGTAGCCTCGATTTTGGGGCGATCGACGAGATTCGGCGATTGACCCGACGCATTCGAGAGCAGCAGAGCGGGCCAAGCGAGCCTGCCCCGGGATACAATCTCAAGCTGGGGCGCGGGGGCATTCGCGAGATCGAGTTTTTCGCCCAGACGCATCAGTTGATTCACGGCGGCCGCGATCCGAGCCTTCGTCACCGGGGTACACGGGCGACGCTCGATGCCCTGGCGGCAACGGGCCGAATTGCGCCTGACGATGCGCGCGTCTTGGGCGAAAGCTACGATGCGCTTCGCGTGATCGAGCACCGCCTGCAGATGGTCGAGGACCACCAGACCCATACGCTTCCTGCAGGCGATGCGCTCGACAATGTTGCGCGGCTCCATGGGATGGCCGACGGCGGAGCTCTGCTCGCCCATTTGCACGAAGTCACCGCGCCTGTCGGGGCGAGGTTTGACGCGCTTCTGGCTGAAGATGGCAAGACGGTCGCGACGGTTCCGGTCGGAAGCAAAGACCCAGGGGTGTCGCGTGAGGCGAACGAACGCGTGGCCTCCTGGACCGACGGCCGCTTCTCGGCCTTGCGCAGCCAGGCGGCCCTGGCGGCCTTCGATACGATCCGACCCGCGCTACTCGCCTCCGTCGCTGCTTCCGACGAACCCGATCGCACGCTGGCGCGTTGGGAAACCATGCTTGCGCGCCTGCCGAGCGCGATAAACCTGTTCCGCCTGCTCGAGGCGCGACCGGGTCTGTTCGACCTCGTCGCCGATTGTCTGACGCTTGCGCCGCCGCTGGCCGATGAACTGGCACGCAAGCCCGACCTGCTCGATGCGCTGATAGACCGAAGCTCGGTCGACCTCGCGGCCGATGTCGACGATCTTGCCGGCGCAATGCGCCAGCGCGAGCGCGGCGATGACTATGAGAAGCGGCTCGACCGGATTCGCATCGTAACCGGTGAGGCGCGCTTCGCGCTGGGCGTGCGGCTGATCGAAGGGGTGCAGGACCCTCTCGAAATTGCCGCCGCACTGTCACGGGTTGCCGAAGGCGCGTTGCAGGTTGCGCTGGAGGAGGCGCAGGCCGAATTCGCCTTGCGCCACGGCGTCATCCAAGGAAGCGAGTTGATCGTGGTGGGGTTGGGCCGTCTGGGAGGAGGGCTGCTGACTCATGCTTCGGACCTCGACATCATCTATCTCTTCACCGGCTCGCATGACGCCGAATCCGACGGGGACCGACCACTTGGGGCCACGCTCTACTACAATCGGCTGGCGCAACGGGTGACGGCGGCCTTGAGCGTGCCCACCGCGCAGGGCGCGCTCTACGAGGTCGACACGCGCTTGCGACCGCAAGGCAATCAGGGCCCGCTGGCGGTGAGTATCGAGGGCTTCGCCCGCTACCAGCGCGAGGATGCGTGGACATGGGAGCATATGGCACTGCAGCGCGCGCGAGTGCTGGTTGCCAGCGAGGCTGCGCGGCGTGACGTCGAAGCGGTCGTAGCCTCGATCCTGACGCAGGAACGCGACCCGGAGAAGCTCAAGGCGGATGTCCTCGAAATGCGAGGTGAGATGGCGCGGCACAAGGCGCCGAAGGGCCCGCTCGACGCCAAGCTGCTACGCGGCGGCCTGGTCGATATCGAGTTCCTCGTTCACTTCCTGCAATTGCGCCATCGGATCGCACTGACGCCCAACTTGCGTGACGCGATTGCAGAGCTGGTAACTGCGGGTCACCTGCGGTCAGAGTTGCGTGAAGCGCGCGACCTGATGACGCGGTTGCTGGTGGGAACAAGGCTGTTGGCGCCTGACCTCGATCGCCCCAATGACGCCGCAGCGGCAATCCTGGCGCGCCAATGCATGTGCAAGGATTATGCGGGATTGCTTGCCCGGCTGGAAGCGTCGCGGCGTGACGTCGCGGCGGCCTGGCTGGATGTGTTTGATGAGGGACTGGAGATAGGTTGA
- a CDS encoding M28 family peptidase: MKRLPLAATLALLISACSMDASDADTGAGVFDVPEIAAGDLSEDTMRRVVEQLSSDEFEGRAPGTPGEEKTVAYLIEEFQKAGLEPGNNGSWVQKVPLVEIGGKDFAPLTIAGGEGAPMRFQYGKDWVGATYREDAETRLEKSELVFVGFGINAPERGWNDYAGLDMKGKTAVILVNDPDYETEGLEGTFNGRAMTYYGRWTYKYEEAARQGAAAAIIIHDTFPAAYGWNVVESSWTGPQVYAQRSDKGADQTLVNGWVQMPAAERIFNAAGQDLAKLTAAAKQKGFKAVPLGMTASTHFTNSIRTFESQNVVGLLKGTEAPEEYVLYSAHWDHLGRCKPDASGDGICNGAVDNATGSAALVALAEASAKAGPTRRSQVFLAVTAEESGLLGSEYYAANPVFPLVQTVGGLNIDGLLPGGRAKDVTIVGGGKSELDRFLDWALSAEKRTGTPEPTPEKGYYYRSDHFSMAKRGVPMLYIDAGEDLEQGGKEAGAKLAEDYTVNRYHQPSDEYDAGWDFSGLMQQLQLYYRIGRSMAMSNGWPNWVEGDEFKATRDESCVAADKGC; encoded by the coding sequence ATGAAACGCCTCCCGCTCGCTGCCACGCTGGCGCTGCTGATTTCCGCTTGCTCGATGGACGCGAGCGATGCCGATACCGGCGCAGGAGTATTCGATGTTCCCGAGATCGCGGCGGGCGATTTGTCCGAAGACACGATGCGGCGCGTGGTCGAGCAGCTCTCCTCCGACGAGTTCGAAGGCCGTGCACCGGGCACGCCGGGCGAAGAAAAGACCGTCGCCTACCTGATCGAGGAATTCCAGAAGGCCGGGCTCGAACCGGGCAATAATGGCAGCTGGGTACAGAAGGTTCCGCTGGTCGAGATCGGCGGCAAGGACTTCGCGCCTTTGACCATAGCGGGCGGCGAGGGCGCCCCGATGCGCTTCCAATATGGCAAGGATTGGGTCGGCGCGACCTATCGCGAGGATGCCGAAACCAGGCTCGAGAAGAGCGAACTGGTGTTCGTCGGCTTCGGCATCAATGCGCCGGAGCGGGGCTGGAACGATTATGCCGGGCTCGACATGAAGGGGAAGACCGCAGTCATCCTGGTCAACGACCCCGATTATGAGACCGAGGGCCTCGAAGGCACCTTCAATGGTCGCGCGATGACCTATTACGGACGCTGGACCTACAAATACGAAGAAGCGGCGAGGCAGGGTGCAGCCGCCGCAATCATCATCCACGACACCTTCCCGGCGGCCTATGGCTGGAACGTGGTCGAGTCCTCCTGGACGGGGCCGCAGGTCTATGCACAACGCAGCGACAAGGGTGCGGACCAGACGCTGGTCAACGGGTGGGTCCAGATGCCTGCCGCCGAACGCATCTTCAATGCGGCGGGGCAGGATCTGGCGAAACTCACCGCAGCGGCAAAGCAAAAGGGCTTCAAGGCCGTTCCGCTCGGCATGACCGCCTCAACCCACTTCACCAATTCGATCCGTACCTTCGAATCGCAGAATGTCGTCGGCCTGCTCAAGGGCACCGAGGCCCCCGAGGAATACGTTCTCTATTCGGCGCATTGGGACCATCTCGGCCGCTGCAAGCCCGATGCAAGCGGCGATGGCATCTGCAACGGGGCCGTCGACAATGCGACTGGCTCGGCTGCGCTTGTCGCCCTGGCCGAGGCCAGCGCCAAGGCCGGGCCCACCCGACGCAGCCAGGTGTTCCTTGCCGTGACTGCGGAGGAATCGGGCCTGCTGGGCAGCGAATATTACGCCGCAAACCCCGTTTTCCCGCTGGTGCAGACGGTCGGCGGGCTCAACATCGACGGCTTGCTTCCCGGAGGGCGCGCGAAGGATGTGACCATCGTCGGCGGCGGCAAGAGCGAACTCGACCGCTTCCTCGACTGGGCGCTCTCTGCAGAGAAGCGCACCGGCACGCCCGAACCGACGCCCGAGAAGGGCTATTACTACCGCTCGGACCACTTCAGCATGGCCAAGCGCGGCGTACCGATGCTCTACATCGACGCCGGCGAAGACCTGGAGCAGGGTGGCAAGGAAGCAGGGGCGAAGCTGGCGGAGGACTATACGGTCAACCGCTACCATCAACCGAGCGACGAGTATGACGCGGGCTGGGACTTCTCGGGCCTGATGCAGCAGTTGCAGCTTTACTACCGGATCGGCCGCAGCATGGCGATGTCGAACGGCTGGCCCAATTGGGTCGAGGGCGACGAGTTCAAGGCGACGCGCGATGAAAGCTGCGTCGCCGCGGACAAGGGCTGCTGA